A segment of the Echinicola strongylocentroti genome:
CTTTATAAAGGACGAACCACCAAAGAAACCAAGTAGCGCAGTCTTGCCGCAGCTGAAAAAGACGCCAGACTCAGCCGAAGTGGACAAGTTGGAGCAAAAGATTCACCAATTGGAAGGGCAGCTGGGGGCCGCACAGCAGGAAGGGAAGCCATTGGCCGCTGGGACGGTGACGGTTTTGCGTTATATGGATGATGGTGAGACGACGTTGGGATTGCTGTTTCTTCGCAATAAATTTTTTGCCTACACCTTGGAGGATACTTTCAGGGTGGAAAAAGTGAAGCATGAGACACGGATACCGGCAGGTAAATACCAGTTGGATTTTAATAGGCAGGTTACGCCCATGACGGAGAGGTACCGCCATCGTATGCCATGGTTTGATTTCCATTTGGAGATCAAGGACGTTCCTGATTTCAGTCAGATTTGTATCCACATAGGCAATACCCATTCCGACACCAGCGGATGTGTTCTGATTGCCGATGGGGTCAGTGCAGGTCTTCCCAGGTCGATAGTCCAATCGACCTTGACCTATGAGAAATTTTATAAAATTATCCACGGCTTATTGCAGACCAATGAGCAGGTAACCATCCAGGTTCACG
Coding sequences within it:
- a CDS encoding DUF5675 family protein, translated to MKRFVGLLVVAMVLVLVLVFITNPELISTIWLYLVGFIGYIVALGEKGFRSVKKAFIKDEPPKKPSSAVLPQLKKTPDSAEVDKLEQKIHQLEGQLGAAQQEGKPLAAGTVTVLRYMDDGETTLGLLFLRNKFFAYTLEDTFRVEKVKHETRIPAGKYQLDFNRQVTPMTERYRHRMPWFDFHLEIKDVPDFSQICIHIGNTHSDTSGCVLIADGVSAGLPRSIVQSTLTYEKFYKIIHGLLQTNEQVTIQVHDEDWIKKSKIATI